The Candidatus Binatia bacterium sequence TGTTGAACGCGGCGGCCGCTGCCGGGCATCGGGCCGAGCATCTGCTCCACCTGCTCTGGTGGCAGCGCGTTGCCCGCGGCGACCGGCTGCGGCACGAGCTCGCCCGACGGAATGGGCTCGAACTGCTGTCCGGGCATCATCTGCGGCTGCGGTGGTCCATGCTCGATCACCACGCGGAACACGCCCTTGATCGCCTCGTCGGCGATGTTGTTCTTCAGCGACTCGAAGATCTCGAACGCTTCCTTCTCATACTCCACGCGCGGGTCTTTTTGGCCGTAGCCGCGCAGGCCGATGCCGGTCTTAAGGTGGTCCATCACCCACAGGTGGTCCACCCACTGCCGGTCGATGATCGGCAATAACAGATAGCGCTGCTCGACCACGCGCAGGATCTCGGGAGTTACCTCCTTCTCCTTCGTCTCGTACGCCGCGCGGGCACGCTCGCGCAACACGCGGCGGATCTCCTCGCGATCCTTGCCCGCGATATCCGTCACCGACAGCTCGCGCTTGATCGGGAAGATCAACTCGAGCGCGTTGAGCATCTCGTCGAGATCCCATTCGCTCGGGTGCGCGTTCTCCGGCGCGTTTTCTTCGACCGTCTCGTCGACCTTGGCCTCGAGCGTCTGCAGCATAAACGTCCGCGAGTCGAAGTTGCCTTCCAGCGTCGCACGCCGATCGGCGTAGATGATCGAGCGCTGCTTGTTCATCACGTCGTCGTACTCGAGCACGTGCTTGCGGATCTCGTAGTTGTGATTCTCGACCTTTCCCTGCGCGCGCTGAATCGACTTCGTCACCAGGCCCGACTCGATCGGTTGCTCGTCGGTGAACCCGACGCGCTCCATGATGTTCGTCATTCGCTCGCCGCCGAAGAGCCGCATCACCTCATCTTCGAGCGACACGTAGAAGCGCGACGATCCCGGATCGCCTTGGCGTCCCGAGCGTCCGCGCAGCTGATTGTCGATCCGCCGCGATTCGTGCCGCTCGGTGCCGATGATGTGCAGGCCGCCGTTCTTCGCGACGCCCTCGCCGAGCTTGATGTCGGTACCGCGGCCCGCCATGTTGGTGGCGATCGTTACCTGGCTGTGCTGCCCCGCGTCCTTGATAATCTCGGCCTCTTGCTCGTGGTACTTCGCGTTGAGCACGTTGCACTCGACGCCCTTCCGCCGCAGCATCGCCGCCAGCAGCTCGCTCTTCTCGATCGAGCGCGTTCCCACGAGTACCGGGCGCCCCTTCTGATGCTCGGCGATGATCTCGTCGACAACGGATTCGAACTTCGCCTTTTCCGACTTGTAGACGATGTCGGAGCTGTCTTTACGGATCATTGGCATGTTCGTCGGGACGACCACCACGTCGAGCCCGTAGATGTCGCGAAACTCGCGCTCCTCGGTCTTGGCGGTACCGGTCATGCCGGCCAGGTGGTCGTACAGCCGGAAGAGGTTCTGAAACGTGATCGTGGCGAGCGTCTGATCCTCGCCGCGCACCTTGATGCCTTCCTTCGCCTCGATCGCCTGGTGGATGCCGTCGGAGTAGCGGCGCCCGTACATCAGGCGTCCGGTGAACTCGTCGACGATGATCACCTCGCCGTCCTTTACGATGTACTGCTGGTCGCGATGAAAGAGGCTCCACGCCTTCAGCGCTGCGTTGAGCTGGTGAGCCAGCTCAATGTTGCGCTG is a genomic window containing:
- the secA gene encoding preprotein translocase subunit SecA gives rise to the protein MAFLKGIIDGNEREVARLRRTARAVNAFEDEIAALSDADLQAKTAEFRSRLEQGESLDDLLPETFAVVREASKRTVGMRHFDVQIMGGQVLYEGRISEMKTGEGKTLVATLPVYARALEGRGVHLVTVNDYLARRDAEWMGPIYTFLGLTVGVIQHGLDSAQRRAAYNCDVTYVTNNEVGFDYLRDNMAWQVEDLVQRELYFALVDEVDSILIDEARTPLIISGPSQESGELYDKFAQIIPRLKKGEDYTVDEKAHAVPITETGVAKVEKMLGIQNMYDQRNIELAHQLNAALKAWSLFHRDQQYIVKDGEVIIVDEFTGRLMYGRRYSDGIHQAIEAKEGIKVRGEDQTLATITFQNLFRLYDHLAGMTGTAKTEEREFRDIYGLDVVVVPTNMPMIRKDSSDIVYKSEKAKFESVVDEIIAEHQKGRPVLVGTRSIEKSELLAAMLRRKGVECNVLNAKYHEQEAEIIKDAGQHSQVTIATNMAGRGTDIKLGEGVAKNGGLHIIGTERHESRRIDNQLRGRSGRQGDPGSSRFYVSLEDEVMRLFGGERMTNIMERVGFTDEQPIESGLVTKSIQRAQGKVENHNYEIRKHVLEYDDVMNKQRSIIYADRRATLEGNFDSRTFMLQTLEAKVDETVEENAPENAHPSEWDLDEMLNALELIFPIKRELSVTDIAGKDREEIRRVLRERARAAYETKEKEVTPEILRVVEQRYLLLPIIDRQWVDHLWVMDHLKTGIGLRGYGQKDPRVEYEKEAFEIFESLKNNIADEAIKGVFRVVIEHGPPQPQMMPGQQFEPIPSGELVPQPVAAGNALPPEQVEQMLGPMPGSGRRVQQFHTNKDDESPAKPMQREQPKVGRNEMCPCGSGKKYKRCHGAAA